A genome region from Rhinopithecus roxellana isolate Shanxi Qingling chromosome 10, ASM756505v1, whole genome shotgun sequence includes the following:
- the LOC104680824 gene encoding peptidyl-prolyl cis-trans isomerase A: MVNPTVFFDIAVDGEPLGRVSFELFADKVPKTAENFRALSTGEKGFGYKGSCFHRIIPGFMCQGGDFTRHNGTGGKSIYGEKFEDENFILKHTGPGILSMANAGPNTNGSQCFICTAKTEWLDGKHVVFGKVKEGMNIVEAMERFGSRNGKTSKKITIADCGQLE, from the coding sequence ATGGTCAACCCTACCGTGTTCTTCGACATTGCCGTCGACGGCGAGCCCTTGGGCCGCGTCTCCTTCGAGCTGTTTGCAGACAAggttccaaagacagcagaaaattttcgtgctctgagcactggagagaaaggatttggttataagggttcctgctttcacagaattattccagggtttatgtgtcagggtggtgacttcacacgccataatggcactggtggcaagtccatctatggggagaaatttgaagatgagaacttcatcctaaagcatacaggtcctggcatcttgtccatggcaaatgctggacccaacacaaatggttcccagtgtttcatctgcactgccaagactgagtggttggatggcaagcatgtggtctttggcaaagtgaaagaaggcatgaatattgtggaggccatggagcgctttgggtccaggaatggcaagaccagcaagaagatcaCCATTGCTGACTGTGGACAACTCGAATAA